One Oreochromis niloticus isolate F11D_XX unplaced genomic scaffold, O_niloticus_UMD_NMBU tig00000443_pilon, whole genome shotgun sequence DNA segment encodes these proteins:
- the LOC109201111 gene encoding histone-lysine N-methyltransferase mes-4 isoform X3, with protein MAATRPRRAKINPRQDARYYCSLGEDKAGFDVRYIDSFKGRGVFSCRSFQKGDFLFEYRGQIITKEEQENRMKLYHDALKVFIFDFKFNGKQLCVDAAREDGSLGRLVNDDNVNPNSKMTVTRVDGRPHLCLFAIKDIGPGEEITYNYGDSNWPWRCKKSNMVASQAVDEIAASSSPNDATKKSNMVPSQAVDENAASSSPNEATKKSNMVASQAVDEIAASSSPNDATKKSNMVASQAVDEIAASSSPNDATKKSNMVASQAVDEIAASSSPNDATKKSNMVASQAVDEIAASSSPNDATKKSNMVASQAVDEIAASSSPNDATKKSNMVASQAVDEIAASSSPNDATKKSNMVASQAVDENAASSSPNDATKSKLWTHLLISERTN; from the exons ATGGCGGCAACAAGGCCACGGAGAGCTAAAATAAATCCCAGACAAGATGCTAGGTATTACTGCTCCTTAGGTGAAGACAAGGCAGGATTTGATGTGAGGTATATTGATTCATTTAAAG GTCGCGGTGTGTTCAGCTGTCGGTCATTTCAAAAGGGAGATTTTCTTTTTGAGTACAGAGGACAAATCATAACTAAAGAGGAACAAGAAAACCGAATGAAACTTTACCATGATGCACTCAAGGTTTTCATATTTGATTTCAAGTTCAATGGAAAACAGTTATG tgttGATGCTGCCAGAGAGGACGGCTCACTTGGCAGACTTGTAAATGACGATAATGTGAATCCAAACAGTAAAATGACAGTTACCAGAGTGGATGGAAGGCCCCATCTCTGTTTGTTTGCAATCAAAGATATTGGTCCAGGAGAAGAAATCACCTATAACTATGGTGATTCCAACTGGCCATGGAGATGCAAG AAATCCAACATGGTGGCATCTCAGGCTGTGGATGAGATTGCAGCCAGTTCCTCTCCTAACGACGCAACAAAG AAATCCAACATGGTGCCATCTCAGGCTGTGGATGAGAATGCAGCCAGTTCCTCTCCTAACGAAGCAACAAAG AAATCCAACATGGTGGCATCTCAGGCTGTGGATGAGATTGCAGCCAGTTCCTCTCCTAACGACGCAACAAAG AAATCCAACATGGTGGCATCTCAGGCTGTGGATGAGATTGCAGCCAGTTCCTCTCCTAACGACGCAACAAAG AAATCCAACATGGTGGCATCTCAGGCTGTGGATGAGATTGCAGCCAGTTCCTCTCCTAACGACGCAACAAAG AAATCCAACATGGTGGCATCTCAGGCTGTGGATGAGATTGCAGCCAGTTCCTCTCCTAACGACGCAACAAAG AAATCCAACATGGTGGCATCTCAGGCTGTGGATGAGATTGCAGCCAGTTCCTCTCCTAACGACGCAACAAAG AAATCCAACATGGTGGCATCTCAGGCTGTGGATGAGATTGCAGCCAGTTCCTCTCCTAACGACGCAACAAAG AAATCCAACATGGTGGCATCTCAGGCTGTGGATGAGAATGCAGCCAGTTCCTCTCCTAACGACGCAACAAAG TCAAAACTTTGGACACATCTTCTCATTTCAGAAAGAACAAATT GA
- the LOC109201111 gene encoding histone-lysine N-methyltransferase mes-4 isoform X2 yields the protein MAATRPRRAKINPRQDARYYCSLGEDKAGFDVRYIDSFKGRGVFSCRSFQKGDFLFEYRGQIITKEEQENRMKLYHDALKVFIFDFKFNGKQLCVDAAREDGSLGRLVNDDNVNPNSKMTVTRVDGRPHLCLFAIKDIGPGEEITYNYGDSNWPWRCKKSNMVASQAVDEIAASSSPNDATKKSNMVPSQAVDENAASSSPNEATKKSNMVASQAVDEIAASSSPNDATKKSNMVASQAVDEIAASSSPNDATKKSNMVASQAVDEIAASSSPNDATKKSNMVASQAVDEIAASSSPNDATKKSNMVASQAVDEIAASSSPNDATKKSNMVASQAVDEIAASSSPNDATKKSNMVASQAVDENAASSSPNDATKFATSPGTKDVMLATR from the exons ATGGCGGCAACAAGGCCACGGAGAGCTAAAATAAATCCCAGACAAGATGCTAGGTATTACTGCTCCTTAGGTGAAGACAAGGCAGGATTTGATGTGAGGTATATTGATTCATTTAAAG GTCGCGGTGTGTTCAGCTGTCGGTCATTTCAAAAGGGAGATTTTCTTTTTGAGTACAGAGGACAAATCATAACTAAAGAGGAACAAGAAAACCGAATGAAACTTTACCATGATGCACTCAAGGTTTTCATATTTGATTTCAAGTTCAATGGAAAACAGTTATG tgttGATGCTGCCAGAGAGGACGGCTCACTTGGCAGACTTGTAAATGACGATAATGTGAATCCAAACAGTAAAATGACAGTTACCAGAGTGGATGGAAGGCCCCATCTCTGTTTGTTTGCAATCAAAGATATTGGTCCAGGAGAAGAAATCACCTATAACTATGGTGATTCCAACTGGCCATGGAGATGCAAG AAATCCAACATGGTGGCATCTCAGGCTGTGGATGAGATTGCAGCCAGTTCCTCTCCTAACGACGCAACAAAG AAATCCAACATGGTGCCATCTCAGGCTGTGGATGAGAATGCAGCCAGTTCCTCTCCTAACGAAGCAACAAAG AAATCCAACATGGTGGCATCTCAGGCTGTGGATGAGATTGCAGCCAGTTCCTCTCCTAACGACGCAACAAAG AAATCCAACATGGTGGCATCTCAGGCTGTGGATGAGATTGCAGCCAGTTCCTCTCCTAACGACGCAACAAAG AAATCCAACATGGTGGCATCTCAGGCTGTGGATGAGATTGCAGCCAGTTCCTCTCCTAACGACGCAACAAAG AAATCCAACATGGTGGCATCTCAGGCTGTGGATGAGATTGCAGCCAGTTCCTCTCCTAACGACGCAACAAAG AAATCCAACATGGTGGCATCTCAGGCTGTGGATGAGATTGCAGCCAGTTCCTCTCCTAACGACGCAACAAAG AAATCCAACATGGTGGCATCTCAGGCTGTGGATGAGATTGCAGCCAGTTCCTCTCCTAACGACGCAACAAAG AAATCCAACATGGTGGCATCTCAGGCTGTGGATGAGAATGCAGCCAGTTCCTCTCCTAACGACGCAACAAAG TTTGCTACCAGTCCTGGCACAAAAGATGTTATGTTAGCCACAAGGTGA